A region of Moorena producens PAL-8-15-08-1 DNA encodes the following proteins:
- a CDS encoding filamentous hemagglutinin N-terminal domain-containing protein: MKARISRLVPASSVVLYSLLAATTALGQITPDNTLGNESSVVTNLNINGIVIDLIEGGAIRDSNLFHSFSDFNVAEFGRVYFDNPAGVANILSRVTGPNVSNILGTLGVLGNANLFLINPNGIVFGLTSRLDVGGSFFGSTADSVLFDDGTVFSTKNPNDKPLLTINIPSGLQYGSNPGSITNESFSVFGFGLEVRNGQTLGLIGGDVNIPGGDISVLDGRIELGSVGANGMVKLTPTDTSFVLDYSGVNEFQDISLSGGAFVTTTGFGGGSIQLRGANVSLRDRSSIFVGTLGSENGGGIVVEASQLSLEGGSRIFANVSGSGQGGDLTVNASESVQLIGTSASGGILSSLFTRTQGTGKAGDVSITTKELIVKDGARVSASTFDEGNGGNLTVDASESVQLIGTSADGRSVSGLVTQANREATGNAGELKITTGELIVKDGAEVSTSTFDEGNGGNLTVDSSESVQVIGTSADGRFPSGLFTEANQEATGNAGDLKITTGELIVKDGARVSASTFGEGDGGNLTVDADSKVQVIRTSASGGIFSGLFTQTQGTGNAGELNITTGELIVSDGAQVSAGTFGEGNGGDLTVDADSKVQVIGTSANGGFRSRLTTQTLGKGKAGDLIITTGELIVSDGAVVSAGTFSEGDGGNLTVDADSTVQLIGRTPNGKFPSGLFTQTQGTGNAQNLSITTGQLIVSDGASVSTSTFGEGNAGNLTVDASESVQVIGTSASGRSRSGLSTQANQKATGNAGDVSITTGQLIVSDGAVVSAGTFGEGNAGNLRVDASESVQVIGTSADGDFRSRLTTQTLGKGNAGKFLNITTDKLIISDGAFVSARSTQPRTLAGEVKINANSIFLDNNGRITAETAGGDNSKIKLFSRDIRLLNESKILTDAKDTTTGGNITINTDTLVGLGDSDITANAEEGSGGRVEINAKGIFGLEFRDRPTPDNDITSTSNLGSSFNGEVILNISQVDPTSGLNELPGILVDAEAILANDLCGFENDRIAGGSSFTITGKGGLPPTPEDPVINAHRTVRWRTRPRLPSTRQPLQAQSSVRRSQDKKVIIEAQGWVVAKDGTIILTAQPFNGTPVEQIFPNLDCHSGKGNREQGGVVRRVR; the protein is encoded by the coding sequence ATGAAAGCTCGGATTTCCCGACTGGTGCCAGCAAGTAGCGTTGTGCTGTATTCTCTACTGGCTGCAACTACGGCATTAGGGCAAATTACCCCAGATAATACCCTGGGCAATGAAAGCTCTGTAGTAACCAATCTGAATATTAACGGGATTGTAATAGATTTAATTGAAGGTGGGGCGATTAGAGACAGTAATCTATTCCACAGCTTTTCGGATTTTAATGTGGCGGAGTTTGGGCGAGTTTATTTTGATAATCCTGCTGGAGTTGCCAACATCCTGAGTCGGGTAACTGGACCAAATGTTTCCAATATTTTGGGGACTCTAGGGGTATTGGGAAATGCTAATTTATTTTTGATTAATCCCAATGGTATTGTCTTCGGTCTCACTAGCAGACTAGATGTGGGAGGGTCATTTTTTGGGAGTACTGCTGATAGTGTGTTGTTTGACGATGGCACAGTTTTCAGCACTAAAAATCCCAATGATAAACCGTTGTTGACCATTAATATTCCATCTGGGTTGCAATATGGATCCAATCCCGGGAGTATTACTAATGAATCTTTTTCTGTTTTTGGTTTTGGGCTTGAGGTACGAAATGGTCAAACCTTAGGGCTAATTGGTGGTGATGTCAATATTCCTGGTGGTGATATAAGTGTATTAGATGGACGGATTGAGCTGGGGAGTGTTGGTGCTAATGGTATGGTGAAGCTGACCCCAACGGATACTAGTTTTGTATTGGATTATTCAGGAGTTAACGAGTTTCAGGATATTAGTTTGTCCGGGGGTGCTTTTGTCACTACCACTGGCTTTGGTGGTGGCAGTATCCAATTGCGGGGGGCTAATGTCAGTTTACGCGATCGCTCTTCGATTTTTGTAGGTACCCTGGGAAGTGAGAATGGCGGTGGGATAGTGGTTGAGGCTTCTCAGCTCAGCCTTGAGGGTGGTTCTCGGATATTTGCCAATGTATCCGGCTCAGGACAGGGGGGAGATTTGACCGTGAATGCCTCTGAATCTGTTCAATTGATTGGTACCTCAGCCTCGGGTGGGATTCTCAGCAGCTTGTTTACTCGAACTCAAGGGACAGGAAAAGCGGGAGATGTGAGTATTACCACTAAGGAGTTAATTGTCAAAGATGGAGCACGAGTTAGTGCTAGCACTTTTGATGAAGGGAACGGCGGAAATTTGACAGTGGATGCCTCTGAATCTGTTCAATTGATTGGTACCTCAGCCGATGGTAGGTCTGTCAGCGGCTTGGTTACTCAAGCTAATCGAGAAGCAACAGGAAATGCCGGAGAATTGAAGATTACTACTGGGGAGTTAATTGTCAAAGATGGAGCAGAAGTTTCAACTAGCACTTTTGATGAAGGGAACGGGGGAAATTTGACAGTGGATTCCTCTGAATCTGTTCAAGTGATTGGTACCTCAGCCGATGGTCGATTTCCCAGTGGCTTGTTTACTGAAGCTAATCAAGAAGCAACAGGAAATGCCGGAGATTTGAAGATTACCACTGGGGAGTTAATTGTTAAAGATGGAGCACGAGTTAGTGCTAGCACTTTTGGTGAAGGGGACGGGGGAAATTTAACTGTAGATGCAGACTCAAAGGTTCAAGTGATTAGAACCTCAGCCTCGGGTGGGATTTTCAGCGGCTTGTTTACTCAAACTCAAGGCACGGGAAATGCAGGAGAGTTGAACATTACCACTGGGGAGTTAATTGTATCTGATGGAGCACAAGTTTCAGCTGGCACTTTTGGTGAAGGGAACGGTGGAGATTTGACAGTGGATGCGGACTCAAAGGTTCAAGTGATTGGTACCTCAGCCAATGGTGGGTTTCGCAGCCGCTTGACTACTCAAACTCTTGGGAAAGGAAAAGCGGGAGATTTGATTATTACCACTGGGGAGTTAATCGTCTCTGATGGAGCAGTTGTTTCAGCTGGCACTTTTAGTGAAGGAGATGGGGGAAATTTAACTGTAGATGCAGACTCAACTGTTCAACTGATTGGTAGGACACCCAATGGTAAGTTTCCCAGCGGCTTGTTTACTCAAACTCAAGGCACAGGAAATGCCCAAAATTTGAGTATTACTACTGGGCAGTTAATCGTCTCTGATGGAGCAAGTGTTTCAACTAGCACTTTTGGTGAAGGGAACGCCGGAAATTTAACTGTGGATGCCTCTGAATCTGTTCAAGTCATTGGTACCTCAGCCTCGGGTCGGTCTCGCAGCGGCTTGTCTACTCAAGCTAATCAAAAAGCAACAGGAAATGCCGGAGATGTGAGTATTACCACTGGGCAGTTAATTGTCTCTGATGGAGCAGTTGTTTCAGCTGGAACTTTTGGTGAAGGGAACGCCGGAAATTTGAGAGTGGATGCCTCTGAATCTGTTCAAGTCATTGGTACCTCAGCCGATGGAGATTTTCGCAGCCGCTTGACTACTCAAACTCTTGGGAAAGGAAATGCCGGAAAGTTTTTGAATATTACCACTGACAAGTTAATAATCTCTGATGGAGCATTTGTTAGTGCTAGAAGCACTCAACCGAGAACTTTAGCAGGCGAAGTAAAGATTAATGCCAACTCCATCTTCCTTGACAACAATGGCAGGATCACAGCAGAAACAGCAGGAGGAGATAACAGCAAGATTAAACTCTTTTCCCGTGACATCCGACTCCTCAACGAAAGCAAGATTCTAACTGATGCTAAGGATACAACCACTGGGGGAAATATCACAATTAATACTGATACCCTAGTCGGTCTCGGAGATAGCGACATCACCGCCAATGCTGAAGAAGGTTCAGGAGGTCGTGTTGAGATTAATGCCAAAGGTATCTTTGGTTTAGAGTTTCGAGACCGTCCAACTCCAGACAATGACATCACTTCTACTTCCAACCTTGGCTCATCCTTCAACGGTGAGGTAATTCTCAACATCTCCCAGGTAGACCCCACCTCAGGCTTAAACGAATTGCCAGGAATCCTGGTGGATGCAGAAGCAATCCTCGCCAATGACCTTTGTGGCTTTGAGAATGATCGGATTGCTGGCGGCAGTTCCTTTACCATTACCGGCAAAGGCGGATTACCACCGACTCCAGAGGATCCAGTGATTAATGCCCACAGAACAGTCAGGTGGCGAACTCGTCCTAGGTTACCCAGCACCAGACAACCATTACAAGCGCAATCCTCAGTGAGACGCTCTCAAGACAAAAAAGTGATTATCGAAGCCCAAGGCTGGGTAGTAGCAAAGGATGGCACCATTATTCTGACGGCGCAACCGTTTAACGGAACTCCTGTTGAGCAGATATTTCCCAATCTTGATTGTCATTCGGGAAAAGGGAATAGGGAGCAGGGAGGAGTAGTGCGTAGGGTGCGTTAG